In Planococcus sp. MB-3u-03, the DNA window CTCAGGTCGTGATCGATTTCAACATGCCCCAGCAGGCGGTGCTGTTTTTCGGCAAAACGCAACCAGTCTCGCAAATCGCGTTGAAAGTGGACGATCCCGAAAAACTGAGGAGATTGCTGGACGGAGCGAAATGAAAACAAAAAAGTTGCCCGCACCTGCAGGCAACTTTTTTTATGTAATTCATTTGTCTAAACGGCTTTTTTACGCTTCCGTTAAGCCTTTATTCCCGTTCTCTGTAGCTGGTTTAACCTTCTTGACAGCAGGCACCGTCAAAATGACGCGGCCGAACGGCAATTTCTGGACGAGCATGATGATTCCGACCGTGATGGCCATGACCACTACATACCATAGCGGAAATAAGGAAAGCGTCCAAACTTCATCCGGCAAATTGCGCTGCAGCATATTGATGACGAACGGGTGGATCAAATAGATCCCCATCGACATTGCGCCAAGCCTTGAGGCAAGCGTGTGAAGCAGCGGATTTCGTGCCACTTTCTCGGAAATGGCCATAATGAACAAAATGAGGATCGGTAAATTGATGATATTGGAAACACGATTGGATCCTATGTAACGTCCCCATTCATATTCGACTGCCGCGAAATAGAGAATCAGCAGTACCCCGACAAATAAACCGATTCTCCATTTATAGGCCCATTGTTTCGCAGCTTCCCAGTTATAAGCAAGAAACCCGCCAAAGACGAAGAAGAAGATCCATTTCGGCAAAAAGGCGCGCTGTTCCATAATCATGGCAAGCAGCCCATCAAATTGCGTCGGGTCCATATACTTCATCGCGTAGATATGAACAATAGCCGATGCAACCAGTGCAATGATCCAAGCCGCCTTGCCCTTGATCAATTGCAGCAAAGGAAAAATCAAATAAAATTGCAGCACGATGGAAATGAAATAAAGATGGGAATACGTCTCCCCAAACGCCACTTCAAACAAAAAGCGCTTGATTCCTGCGTCCAGCGGGTTCGCTCCGAAGACCACCCACAAATAAAACAAGTAAAAGGCTGTCCAGAACAGGAAGGGAATGACGATTTTCTGCAGACGCGACGTGACGAAGCGCTGGAAGAAAAACCCTTTGTTTTTTGCTTGCAAAAATAACAGCAGACCGCTGACGATAGCGAAGATCGGTGTCCCGAAACGGCTCGCCTGGTTGAGGAATAAAATGACATCCTCCCATTCCCCGCGCTGGACATAATACAATGCGGATACATGGACGAGCACGACCATCAAGCAGCCCACTGCCCTCATGACATGTATATCAAAAATATGTGCTTGCTGTTTCATATGTATCTACACCCTTATCCGTTAATCAAACCTTATCCATTGTATGACTACCCGTAATAGGGATACAACATATTTACAAAAACTTAACCTAATCTGTTAAAATTTCCATTCTTCTGAGCAATGGAAATGTTCTTTCCAATAAAAAAAGCTGCCTGCATTTGCCATGCAGGCAGCTGTCTTTTTCTAATTACAAGGCTTTCATGGCGGCGATGATAAGCATAACCCATCCCGCGATGAACGCGACGCCGCCGATTGGCGTGATGGCGCCAAGCACACTGATGCCCGTCAAGCTCAAGACATACAAGCTGCCCGAGAAAATCACGATTCCGGCAAGCATCAAATACCCAGCCCAGTTCAGTGAACCGAGCGGGCCGATGAGCGCGGAGCTCATCAAAATGGCGACGGCAATCAAGCCGATGGAATGGAACATTTGGTATTGCACCGCTGTCTGCCATGTATCCAAATATTTATCCGCTACGCGGCCTTCGAGCATATGCGCCCCGAAAGCGCCAAATGCGACGGCCAGCAGTCCATTGACCGCTCCCGCTATCAAGAAAAATTTCATTTGTTTCGTCCTCTTTCCATTTAAAATTCAAAAAGCGAATCGCCGTTCGCCCCTTCTTCCTGAAGCCTCGTGGCCGCGGGAACCGACTGCGGCCGGTTCACCGGGTCCGTCTGAAGCGGCATGGCGCGCGGTTTCTTTGGCGCTTGCATGCCGTCTTCGAGAAGCAGGTCGCATAAGGCTCGGATTGCGGCAAGGGATTCCCGGATCTTTTCGGGTTCGCTCCCTCGCGCGCGGGCTGTATGCTTATCGATTTCGTCTAAAATGCGTGTCGTTTCGATGCCCATGTGTCATGGCCCCTCTCGCTGTTAGTCCCATACAGTTTACCACGTGCCTGCCGGATTCGTCAGTCCAGGCAGAAATCAATCGGTTCTTCACCGCGCGATTGTAACAGCTTGTTCACTTTTGAGAACGGCTTACTGCCGAAAAATCCACGATGTGCACTGAGTGGGCTCGGATGCGGGGCTTCGATGATGTCGTGGCGTTCGGTATCGATCAGGCGTTTTTTCATCTGCGCCGGTTTGCCCCATAAAATGAAGATAACCGGCGCTTCACGTTCCGATAATTTCCGGATAACTTCATCCGTAAACTGCTCCCATCCTTTTTTCTGGTGCGAATGCGCTTGCCCTTGCCTTACCGTCAAGACGGTGTTGAGCATGAGCACCCCTTGGTCAGACCATTTCGTCAAAGTCCCATCCACCGGCTTTTCACAGCCAATGTCGTCTTCGAGTTCTTTGAAGATATTACGCAGGCTCGGCGGATGTGCGATGCCTGGCTGAACGGAAAAGCTCAAGCCGTGCGCTTGATTCGGCCCATGGTAGGGGTCTTGCCCGAGGATGACTGCTTTGACATCTTCATAAGCCGTATGTTCAAAGGCATTCCAAATATTCTCTTTTACCGGATATATGGTTTCATTGGCATATTCTTCTTTTAAGAACTCCCTCAACTCTCTGTAATAACTTTTGCCGAATTCTTCTCCTAAGATTTCCTGCCAGTCATTGCTGAAAATTTGCTTGGTCATGATATCTACTCCTCCGATAAATAACTTTTCTTTTCAATACCCGATCTCTTTTTCTCTAGTCTTCTTCGTCTGCAAGCGCTTCAATTCGCCACCCCGCCGTGTTACGATGGAGAAAAGGGGCGAAATACATATGGCAGACTGGCGTCAAAGGATTTCTGATATTTCCAAAACGAAAGGCGATAGCGCACCCGAAAGCGCCAAACGCGCCGGCATGGGCTGCTTGATCGGCCTGATTGTTCTCGCAGCCATTTTAACATTAGTAATGGCAGTTGGCCTATTCACTAGCGGGCATTGGGTAATCGGGGGCATCACGCTGTTATTTTCCCTTACTTCCATTGCGACAGTGCTGGCTTTGGCTTGGCCGCACAGGCCCAAACCGTTGTAAATGGCGCAAAATTTCTATAAAATTAGCTCTATGACTAAATAGCCTAAAGGAGATTGACTTATGACACTCAAAAAGACACTCACCATTGCAGGATCCGATACTTCCGGCGGCGCTGGCATCCAGGCCGACTTGAAGACGTTCCAGGAACACGGCACATACGGCATGAATGCTTTAACGGTCATCGTCACGATGGACCCGGACAACCATTGGAGCCATGGTATCCACCCGATCGCGCTTGACACGCTAGATGCCCAGTTGAAAACAGCATTCTCCACTGGGATCGACTCCTTGAAAACCGGCATGTTGCCGACCGTCGATATCATCGAAATGGCTGGTAAGGCCATCGAAGCATCCGGCATTACCGATGTTGTCATCGACCCGGTGATGGCATGTAAAGGCGAAGACGAAGTGCTATTCCCTGAAAATGTCGATGCGATGGTTAAATACTTGCTGCCGCACGCAAAAGTCGTAACACCGAACCTTGTAGAAGCTGGTCAATTGTCAGGACTCGGCACACTTCACACAGTCGAAGACCTGCAAAAAGCGGCGGAAAAAATCCATTCACACGGTGCGAAGTTCGTCGTGATCAAAGGCGGCAAGCAATTGAAACACGAAAAAGCAGCCGACCTTCTCTATGACGGAGAAAAACATTACCTGTTGACGGCTGAGAAAACCGATACGACTTACAACCACGGCGCCGGCTGTACGTTCGCTGCGGCGATTACGGCCAATCTTGCCAACGGCCAATCGGTCAAAGATGCGGTATACAACGCGAAAATCTTTGTTTCTACAGCGATTGCGCACGGCTGGAAGCTGAATGAATACGTTGGCCCCGTCATGCACGGAGCTGCGAATAAATTCCACAAAGCTGAAGTGGACGTTGTAGAACTATAATTCAATCAGATTTAAAAGGAGGGCGCACAGGCGCCCTCCTTTTTTAATTTGTTCCTTTAACCGCACCAAGATAGTTTAAAACGAACTCTCCTATCATTCTTCATAACGCAGAGCGTACTAATCGCAATCATCCGCAGAGTTCCTTATACTGATAGAATACCGATTTAATTAGGAGGAACACCATGGAACTAGTAGAAGTCAACCAACTCCAAGCGGCGATCGATTCATTCGTCGGCAAGGACGTCTACCTTCACCTGGAAACGACGAATGGCAGCTACGCCAGCCATTTCAATGAAGGCTTTTTCAACGCTGGGGCATTCATCCGCAACGTCGTCATTAACTTCAAACTGGGGAAAGTCGTCGGCGACAGCCCGCATCGTGTTGGGCTGAAACTTCCGCAAGGCTGGGTATACGCACAAGGCATCACCCATTTTGAAATCGATGAAGAAGGCCGTTTGCTGCTCGCAGGCCATGACGGAACCGGAAAATTGGCGGTGGCGCTGCAACTCAGCGAAACACCGTTCAGCTATTAAGGAGGAATTTTAATGACCATCCCGAAAGAACGACATGTACTGGTCATCTTCCCCCACCCCGACGACGAAGCGTTCGGAGTGTCGGGAACGATCACGACCCATATCCAACAAGGAACGCCCGTTACATACGCCTGTTTGACACTTGGCGAAATGGGCCGCAATCTCGGCAACCCGCCGTTTGCGACGCGTGAATCTTTGCCTGCCATCCGTAAGAAAGAACTTCTCGCCTCCGCCGAAGCGATGGGCTTGACCGATCTTCGCATGATGGGCTTACGCGACAAGACCCTAGAGTTCGAAGACGATGAAAAAATGGTGCGCATGATGGAAGAGCTTATTGAAGAAACCAATCCTTCCCTGATCATCACGTTCTATCCAGATTTCGCGGTGCACCCTGACCACGAAGCAACGGCGCGCGCCGTAGTTCGTGCCGTTCGCCGCATGGAAGACCGCCCGAAACTCCATTGTGTGGCGTTCGCTAACAATACGCTGGATGTGCTCGGTGAGCCTGATATTGTGTACGATATCAAGCCTGTACGCGAGCATAAGATGAATTCGATGAAAGCCCATATCTCGCAAACTGCGTGGATGCTCGAAGAAATGGAGCACAAGCTGCAAAACGGCGATACCGAAACCGAAAACTGGCTGACCCTTGAACGGTTCTACACTTACCGTTGGGACCAGGATTTCGAATAAGATCGTGAACCGAATCCCGCCCTGCACGTCGAAAAGACCTGTTAGGCGGGATTTTTTTAATTTTGCTAAATCAATTGTGCAGAGATTCCAGGCTGGCGAATGACACGCCAAACAGCGATGCCATTCATCTTTTTACCCAAAAATAAACAGCTGGAGATGCTCCGCCAATATTATCCATATTCGGCAATAAGATTTTCTTTCTTAAAAATACTATTATTTTCTGATGTTTTCAGATAATATAAACATTACTAATGACAGCGGTTCCAAAGGGGGAAGTGTTGTATAATTAGTATAAATCACGATTATTCATACAACAAAAAGAAAAGGGGAATACTATTTTGAAAAAGTTTTCAGTTTCTACTTGGTTATTATTCCTGATTCCGTCTTTCCTGGGGATCCTTTTGTTCCTCGTTCCGATTCCGACAGATGAAGGATGGAAAGTCACGATCGCCGTACTGGCAGATCTTATGGCCGGCCAGATCGAATCGTTCGTCCCTTGGGTAATGCTGGTCATTTTAATCATTGCTGCCCTCGGCTCTTTGGCCTTTATCGCCAAGAAAGAGAACACCTCCGATACCGTTCCATTTTTCGAGAAATTGTTCAACGTCAACCTGTTCTGGACATTGACGCGGGTTGTCGCTGCTGTTTTTGCTTTCATGGTATTATTCCAAGTCGGTCCTGAGCCAGTTTGGAACGAAAATACAGGCGGCTTGCTGTTGTCAGGAAGCGGACTGCTTTCATTCCTATTCACGATCTTCCTTTTTGCCGGCCTGTTCTTGCCGCTTTTGATGAACTTCGGCCTGCTTGAGTTTTTCGGCACCATGATGGTCAAAATCATGCGCCCTCTATTCCGCCTCCCGGGCCGTTCTTCTATTGATGCGCTTGCCTCATGGGTCGGCGATGGCACGATCGGTGTCCTGCTGACGAGCAAGCAATATGAAGACAATAAATACACACAGCGCGAGGCCGCGATTATCGGAACGACCTTCTCTGTCGTCTCGATCACGTTTGCCATCGTTGTTATCGAAGAAATCGGCCTTGGCTCTTATTTCCTTCCATATTACGGTACCGTTATTCTTGCCGGATTGATCTTGGCGCTCATTATGCCGCGCATTTATCCGCTGGCACAGAAAAAAACGGAATTCATGGATGGCTCCCCGCAAGAATCGCTCTCAGAGGATGTACCGGATGGGCAAGGCTTGGCATCACACGGACTTGAAAAAGCACTCGAAAAGGCGAACCGCAACCGCTCTGTTGCTAATTTCTTCTCCGATGGCATGAAGAACGTACTCGATATGTGGATCGGGGTCGCGCCTGTCGTCATGGCGTTTGGTACCATCGCCTTGATTCTTGCGGAATACACCTCAACATTCGTCATTCTCGGCGCACCATTTGAACCTTATTTGAACCTTCTCGGCGTCCCAGAAGCTGCAGAAGCTGCACAATTGATGGTCGTCGGTTTTGCGGATATGTTCCTGCCGGCTATTCTCGGTGCAGGCATCGAGTCCGAAATGACGCGCTTTGTCGTCGCAACCATGTCTGTTACGCAATTGATCTATATGTCTGAAGTCGGGGGCTTGTTGCTCGGCTCCAAAATCCCGGTCAATATTTTCGATTTGATCATTGTCTTCCTTTTGCGCACAGTCATCGCCTTGCCGATCGTTGTCGGCGTGGCACACCTATTGTTCTAATCACGCTATAGAAAAGGCGCTTTTCCGGTTTCGGAAAAGCGCCTTTTTATTATGCTTGCTGTAATTTTTGCTTTAGTTTCTCCAGCATGTCTGCCGTCATGGCGTCCAAGTCGTACTCTGTTTTGAAGTTCCATTCGTCTTTTGCGGCACTGGCATCGATGCTATCCGGCCAGCTGGCAGCGATCGCCTGGCGCGTTGGGTCGACATCATAGCTCAATTTGAAATCCGGGATGTGCTTGCGGATCGATGCCGCAATCTCTTCAGGTTCAAAGCTCATCGCCGTGACGTTGAATGCGTTGCGGTGCACGAGCTTATCTGCATCGGCTTCCATCAAGTCGATAATCGCCTGAAGCGCATCCGGCATGTACATCATGTCCATGCGGGTGCCTTCTGCGATATAGGAAGTGTAGCTGCCTTTTTCGATTGCCTGGTAATAGATATCTACGGCATAGTCTGTCGTTCCGCCGCCTGGAGGCGCAACGTTCGAGATCAAGCCAGGGAAACGAAGGCCGCGGGTATCGACGCCGAATTTCGTGAAGTAATAATCGCAAAGCAATTCCCCCGCTACCTTATTGACGCCGTACATCGTCGTCGGGCGTTGAAGCGTGTCTTGCGGAGTGTCGTTTTTCGGCGTTGAGGGGCCGAATGCGCCGATCGAGCTCGGCGTGAAAAATTGCATATCGAGTTCACGGGCTGCTTCAAGGGCATTGACCAATCCGCCCATATTCAAGTTCCATGCAAGCAGCGGCTTTTCTTCTGCAGTCGCAGACAATAGCGCTGCCATATGGATCATCGTATCCGCATTGAAGTCACGCGCTAAAGTCAGCATGCGTTCTGCGTCTGTCACATCCAAGATTTCGAAAGGCCCGTCTTGATTGTCGGATGGCCGGATATCGGTTGCCAATACATTTTCCGCACCATATGTGTCGCGCAATTTGCCTACTAATTCCGAGCCGATTTGCCCTAAAGCTCCTGTCACCATGATTCGTTTCATTTTTCAAGCACTCCTTTTCTATAAAACATTTGTCCGCTCTAAAAAGACATTTTTATCTTTTTAAATGCTTTCATATCAAGCTTTTCGTTAGAGTCATTATAAATTGTTCTCTTTAAAAAAACAATGGCTTTTGCTTATTTTGCTCCGCTGATTAAACCTACTATACAGGTAAGCTTTATTATGCTTAAATAGAACAACAACGCCATAAAGGCAATAATTTAACGAAATGGGGAACCATCGATGAAGAAACAATGGGCATTTTTGCCGATCGGTGCAGCTGCATTATTCCTAGCAGCTTGCGGCTCTTCCGATAATGCAGACAACACAGACTCGGGCAGCAGCACAGAAGGCGAAACGGACTTGCTCGCTGAAATCCAGGAAGAAGGAACTTTGGTCATCGGCACTGAAGGAACATACCCTCCTTTCACATTCCATGATGACAGCGGAGAATTGACAGGGTTTGACGTAGAAATCGCCCGTGAAGTCGCTGAACGCCTGGGCGTCGAAGCCGAATTCCTCGAAACGCAATGGGATGCGATGTTTGCAGGTCTCGATGCAGAGCGTTTTGACATGGTCGCCAACCAAGTCGGCATTAACGAAGAACGCCAGGAAAGCTATGATTTTTCAGATCCATACATCACTTCGACGGCAGTTCTCGTCGTAGCCGAAGGCAATGAAGAAATCCAAAGCTTCGATGATTTGGAAGGCAAGCTCTCGGCACAGTCATTGACAAGCAACTACGCAGAAACGGCTACTTCTTACGGCGCAGAGCTTGAAGGCGTTGAAGGCTTTAACCAGGCAATCGAATTATTGGTATCAGGACGTGTCGATGCGACAGTCAACGACAACTTGACTGTGCTTGATTTCCAGAACCAGCGTCCGGATGCGGGCATTAAAGTCGTCGATGAATCCGGCGATGCGGCGCAAAGCGCGTTATTGTTCAG includes these proteins:
- a CDS encoding acyltransferase — its product is MKQQAHIFDIHVMRAVGCLMVVLVHVSALYYVQRGEWEDVILFLNQASRFGTPIFAIVSGLLLFLQAKNKGFFFQRFVTSRLQKIVIPFLFWTAFYLFYLWVVFGANPLDAGIKRFLFEVAFGETYSHLYFISIVLQFYLIFPLLQLIKGKAAWIIALVASAIVHIYAMKYMDPTQFDGLLAMIMEQRAFLPKWIFFFVFGGFLAYNWEAAKQWAYKWRIGLFVGVLLILYFAAVEYEWGRYIGSNRVSNIINLPILILFIMAISEKVARNPLLHTLASRLGAMSMGIYLIHPFVINMLQRNLPDEVWTLSLFPLWYVVVMAITVGIIMLVQKLPFGRVILTVPAVKKVKPATENGNKGLTEA
- a CDS encoding DUF423 domain-containing protein → MKFFLIAGAVNGLLAVAFGAFGAHMLEGRVADKYLDTWQTAVQYQMFHSIGLIAVAILMSSALIGPLGSLNWAGYLMLAGIVIFSGSLYVLSLTGISVLGAITPIGGVAFIAGWVMLIIAAMKAL
- a CDS encoding YwdI family protein, translated to MGIETTRILDEIDKHTARARGSEPEKIRESLAAIRALCDLLLEDGMQAPKKPRAMPLQTDPVNRPQSVPAATRLQEEGANGDSLFEF
- a CDS encoding uracil-DNA glycosylase, with translation MTKQIFSNDWQEILGEEFGKSYYRELREFLKEEYANETIYPVKENIWNAFEHTAYEDVKAVILGQDPYHGPNQAHGLSFSVQPGIAHPPSLRNIFKELEDDIGCEKPVDGTLTKWSDQGVLMLNTVLTVRQGQAHSHQKKGWEQFTDEVIRKLSEREAPVIFILWGKPAQMKKRLIDTERHDIIEAPHPSPLSAHRGFFGSKPFSKVNKLLQSRGEEPIDFCLD
- the pdxK gene encoding pyridoxine/pyridoxal/pyridoxamine kinase — its product is MTLKKTLTIAGSDTSGGAGIQADLKTFQEHGTYGMNALTVIVTMDPDNHWSHGIHPIALDTLDAQLKTAFSTGIDSLKTGMLPTVDIIEMAGKAIEASGITDVVIDPVMACKGEDEVLFPENVDAMVKYLLPHAKVVTPNLVEAGQLSGLGTLHTVEDLQKAAEKIHSHGAKFVVIKGGKQLKHEKAADLLYDGEKHYLLTAEKTDTTYNHGAGCTFAAAITANLANGQSVKDAVYNAKIFVSTAIAHGWKLNEYVGPVMHGAANKFHKAEVDVVEL
- a CDS encoding YojF family protein, which encodes MELVEVNQLQAAIDSFVGKDVYLHLETTNGSYASHFNEGFFNAGAFIRNVVINFKLGKVVGDSPHRVGLKLPQGWVYAQGITHFEIDEEGRLLLAGHDGTGKLAVALQLSETPFSY
- the bshB2 gene encoding bacillithiol biosynthesis deacetylase BshB2, whose product is MTIPKERHVLVIFPHPDDEAFGVSGTITTHIQQGTPVTYACLTLGEMGRNLGNPPFATRESLPAIRKKELLASAEAMGLTDLRMMGLRDKTLEFEDDEKMVRMMEELIEETNPSLIITFYPDFAVHPDHEATARAVVRAVRRMEDRPKLHCVAFANNTLDVLGEPDIVYDIKPVREHKMNSMKAHISQTAWMLEEMEHKLQNGDTETENWLTLERFYTYRWDQDFE
- a CDS encoding YjiH family protein; its protein translation is MKKFSVSTWLLFLIPSFLGILLFLVPIPTDEGWKVTIAVLADLMAGQIESFVPWVMLVILIIAALGSLAFIAKKENTSDTVPFFEKLFNVNLFWTLTRVVAAVFAFMVLFQVGPEPVWNENTGGLLLSGSGLLSFLFTIFLFAGLFLPLLMNFGLLEFFGTMMVKIMRPLFRLPGRSSIDALASWVGDGTIGVLLTSKQYEDNKYTQREAAIIGTTFSVVSITFAIVVIEEIGLGSYFLPYYGTVILAGLILALIMPRIYPLAQKKTEFMDGSPQESLSEDVPDGQGLASHGLEKALEKANRNRSVANFFSDGMKNVLDMWIGVAPVVMAFGTIALILAEYTSTFVILGAPFEPYLNLLGVPEAAEAAQLMVVGFADMFLPAILGAGIESEMTRFVVATMSVTQLIYMSEVGGLLLGSKIPVNIFDLIIVFLLRTVIALPIVVGVAHLLF
- a CDS encoding L-threonine 3-dehydrogenase; translated protein: MKRIMVTGALGQIGSELVGKLRDTYGAENVLATDIRPSDNQDGPFEILDVTDAERMLTLARDFNADTMIHMAALLSATAEEKPLLAWNLNMGGLVNALEAARELDMQFFTPSSIGAFGPSTPKNDTPQDTLQRPTTMYGVNKVAGELLCDYYFTKFGVDTRGLRFPGLISNVAPPGGGTTDYAVDIYYQAIEKGSYTSYIAEGTRMDMMYMPDALQAIIDLMEADADKLVHRNAFNVTAMSFEPEEIAASIRKHIPDFKLSYDVDPTRQAIAASWPDSIDASAAKDEWNFKTEYDLDAMTADMLEKLKQKLQQA
- a CDS encoding amino acid ABC transporter substrate-binding protein, whose product is MKKQWAFLPIGAAALFLAACGSSDNADNTDSGSSTEGETDLLAEIQEEGTLVIGTEGTYPPFTFHDDSGELTGFDVEIAREVAERLGVEAEFLETQWDAMFAGLDAERFDMVANQVGINEERQESYDFSDPYITSTAVLVVAEGNEEIQSFDDLEGKLSAQSLTSNYAETATSYGAELEGVEGFNQAIELLVSGRVDATVNDNLTVLDFQNQRPDAGIKVVDESGDAAQSALLFRKGNDTFVEAANEALAEMIEDGTYEEISNKWFGENVLE